TGCTCAAAATTTGTGTACTGTTGAGGTCCTACAGCGCTGGACCTCTGGTATCACGTTTCGGAACTactaatttttttttagaaagtcTGATATTAAGACCTGCATGACCCAAATAAGTTATGTAGCTATGAAAGATTTACAAAAAAGAGTTGGTATAAacaaaacaaacattaacaaaggTTTAGGATTGTGCACATGAGATCACTTTATCCAAGATCTTTCTGTTATGGCCGGGAGTGTGGGTTGTTCCTGGGATTGCAGGGACACTCAATGGCAGGGCGAGGCTTGTAGCTGCATCTCCATGGAGCCATGGTGGAGGAACAGTGCAACAGGAAGGCGCTaggaaggaggaagagagaagaggagaggagaggagagaggataTTAACTTCTGCTTAACTCTAGCAGCTACCTCTCCTTACAATGGTATGGCCCACTGCAACAAATCAAATCTCTTATCCTTACAAGCCAATCTCATATAGTGGTTCAGCATAATGCAAAAGCAACAGGCAAGCAACTAAGCAGCCCACTTCATGTGATCCTTGTGCAGTTGCTTGTGGCATTGAATTTGTCCTGCCCAACATAACAGCTTCAAGTTCCAATGAACCTATGATTTTCCATTTCCAACATACCTACTGATGGTAGACGGAACAGAAGCAAAAATTATGGCTGGTATTGGTACAGTACCATGGTACAGTACCATGAGTTTCCATGCTCAACTCATAACTGTGACATTGTCTCGGTTATTAAGGCATTGTCAAGATTGATTACAAAAAAGTTGCGGCATCCATGCCCTGTGTCTAGATTTTATCAATTGACCAAAACAAACTAGAAGCAATTGTATGTAGCGTGGGCAAATAACAGAGAACCAAACAAAAAACCGAGAACCGGAACCAAAAGAACCGGAACCGAGAAAATTCGGTTCTACATCGGTTCCTAGTTCTGAGGAACCGAATTTACTCTGTTCTTTCAGTTCTTAGCCTCGGTTAACCGAAGAATCGAACACAGCAAATTTGGCCCAGCAGGCCCAGACGGCCCAACTAAAACCCTAGCTATCCTATCCCAGCTCCCACTCGTGACCCCCTCACCCAGACTCCCAATCACCCCCACACCCGCCGGTCGCCACCCACCCCACTCCCCAGGCCACCTTGACCCCACCGGCGTTCCCGACCTACGCGGCTTAGCCCCGCGTGGCCGTGCCCCACGGTGGCACGGCCCCTGCCGCCGTCGGCGTCCCTAGCGGCCCGCGCCCTCCAGGAGTCCGCCCCCCGCCCCCGGCCTGCGCCCACAAACTCATCGGACCCTGCCGAGCGCTGTCGCCCCCCGCCCTCGGCACTGGTAGCGCcatcctctcctcccctcccctccctggcgTGCACTGTCGCTCCGTGTCTGCCTCTGCCGCGCGGATCCGGCGGGTGtgggccgcggcggccaccCGGCGGCTAGCACGTGCACGGCTCGACCACACTGGCGGCCAACGCGTGCACGACGGCGGCCACCactccagcgggcggcggccaacACGTCCGCGGCTCTGTGGCGGCGCCCGCCCAGGCAATGGGGAGCCGGTAGGCGACGAcgtttttttttattattttgtgaATCTGTTGAGGGGATAAAACTCGGTTCCTTCGGTGAGAACCGAAGCCGAACCGAAGTAACCGAAACCGAATTTGCTCGGTTCCTAATTATGAAAAGAACCGAACTTCTATGAGAACCGAGGTTTGGTTCCTCCCGAATGCCCAGGGCTAATTGTATGGTCTCCCTCACTTTGAACAATAACTACTGATTTgcccttcttttttttaactttgcttGTTTGCCCATATTTTTTAATCTGAGTCTGCCATTTGCTCCTGTTTTCACACAACGTTAGtaggaaaaaagaagaaaaccagTGAAAGGAAGAACAGGGAGGGGGAAACAGAACTACCCATGAGCTTAAACTCTTGCCTGATGTGCCCCTAAACTtatcctctcctccctcctatCTGCTCGGTAGGCAGCAGCGCGTCTGCAGCAACGGAGCATGGGGCGCATCAAGCAGACGGGAGAAGGAGCTCGGATGGTGGCACATCGGCTGCGGGAAGGAAAAGAGCAGAAGGTTGGGCTCAGGTGCAAGCAGTCAGGAGGAGAGCTTCAGGGGGTGGGTGCTCTGGTAACAGCAGGCTGGCAGGAGGTGTGGTGCTTAGGCATGACGCTGCTGTGCACATGGCGTGTCGCTCGGGCATGGATGTTGCAGGATGACCATGCTGTCACGCAGAGCTTAGGCACAGGTACCATAAGGCAAAGGCGATGAGAAGGGACACAGGGACGGCAGAGACAGCGCACCACGCACAGGGAGGTACAGAGAGGCAGCTTGCAGGGACAGCAGAGGCAGCGCCAGGGACAAGCTAGGATGAGACAGGAGAAGGCCATGCATGGGCAGGCCAGCGCAGGGGCAGACACTGTCATCATCAGAGATTATTAGTATTATATTGCCACCCTATAAACTACTCTGCATCTATTGATATGCGAAAACGAagcaaataacaacaaaatcaaCTATAAGAAAAGAAGTGGTTCTGGGGATGGGGATGGGAGGCTTACCACTGCAGAAACATCATCCATAGCATCCTTCAATGAAGCTGGTTCCAGGAGGTTGCCTGTCCGATAGAAGAAGGTAGATATTAAATACGTTACGTCGTTACCATTGATAGAACAAAGTTAAGCTCAGTAGCAAGCAACCTTGGTTCCATATAACTTTGTCAGCCCATGATTCACTTACAGATGGCTTTCCAGAtctaagacaaaaaaaaaagcattggTAAGAATAAGAAACTACAGAACGCATTAAGAAGATGAATTTTAAGTATgaaaaagtccattttactACCATTAACTATTCATTTAAAACCTCATAACAAACGCTGACCCGATTTACTCCCCCCTAATCGAAGAAATTGACTTTGCATGGGCATTTTACTGGCAGCTATAGAGATAGCTGCTCTAGCTACAGTTTTGGATACTCTGCTCATTTCATTAACCTCACAACAGCAGGATCAAATCACCCTGCGATGAAATGGCTTTTTTTTTGTCCCTTGACTCCCTTCTCATACAAGTTGTGTCTTGGGTTCAAATTTTGTGTGGTGATAGCTGACACTATACCTTATGTGACAAGAATGATTCAGATCTTTTTGAGATTATTTTCATTGGTTGGGAACATTTGATATTACTTTAACCATCAAGATATGAAAGCACAAGAAAAATAACCACCGGATTATCAATGTATTTTTCTAACATAGGTACTGATgtgtttttttctcgaatacacCAGACAGCTGCTCATCATTGCataaagaggaagaagagcatAAAATACAACTCATGTGTCATCTCACAAAATTTGAACCTGAATACAACTATGGGGAGAAACAGAAAAGATAAATTTCAGCAGGGGATGACAACCAATTTGCATAATTTGTGGCAATAAATCGAATTAATACTTTTATAGGGAATCAAACAAAGTGGATCATTCAGGGTAGTCCTTTTTTCCTTGTATAAGCATGTAGAAGTACTCAGAGTTAACTACGAGATACTGTGTACTGTGACTGACCTGTAGGCCAATCAAGTCTACTACATTACCATAGATATTGACTCTAATTTATTTTGGAACTGCTTATACATTCTTAATTTGTACAAAGAAAATCTCTTTAATGATATTAAATTGACACATCTTTAGTTTGTGTTGAATCAATCTGATTCTCCTTTCCAATTCTATACTAGGCAAGTAGAAAAATAATCCTAGTTCTGGACTCTGGTTTTGAGCTGACTGCTGCTGTTCATACTTCATACTTTTACCACCAATTTTGCTCTTTTAACCAGAAAGCTGGAAAAAAGGTCATGGACATGAATTTCTCTAGCCTGATCCATATAACAAACAGCCCTCACAGCAGTAAATTGATGGCTAGAACAGCACAACTGAAGACAGGAGAATAAGATATTATCATCATCAATGCTAAGTCCACAAAAGGAATCAACAGAAACTTAGCGAATTATCATTTATTTGAGGATTATTGTCAGTTGAAGTTTTCCATGTATGATATCCGAACAGAGTTATGTTTTAAGTTGACACCCTAGGCAAGTAGAAATTTTATTATCATTTGGATGTTTCTAGCCTATTTTGTAATGGTTTTCACACATTACATGAAAAACTTAGCATATCTTATTATCCTCATAAAACAGAAAGTCAGAACAAATAGTGTAGTATGAAATAAGAGAACTAGCTTATGGAGTTACCGATTAAGACTAGAGACAACAAATCCTTTGTCCAAAGCCTCTTTGCAAACATGTGATCCAACAAAACCACTTCCTCCTAGCACTAGCAGCTATACCAACACAGATGTCAGAAGCAGCTCAGTAATCTTCATAAACTATAATTTCAACAAATTAAGAAAACAATGACTGGAAGCACATCTTTGTTTCCTACAAAACACAGGAGAGCTGCATTTCATTTCATTAATTAGagaaaataaaatacaaataagGGGTCATAAGGATCCATATAAATCAGTTACATGCACGCCACTCACAAATTATTTAAATGACCAGAGCACCTATTTGGGCTACGAGTCCAGGTAAGTGACCTTGACCTAAATTGTCACCCCCAGCACTAATAAAAACCCTTTGTTTTCTCATGGGCAAGCATGGATAATTGGTTTACCACCAAATTCACAATTAAGGTCATTACATAACGATTGTTCAAAAACATGATTCACTGACAGATAGGACAGATAAAACATAGAAACATGGAGCACATGGATAGGAACAGTGTAAACGTAGAAAGCTTTACAGACTTCAACAAAATAATCTCCACGAACAAGATCCAGATGCTACATGAAAATACATTTCAACTACACAAGAGGCAAACTAATCTCATCTTCCACAACAACATTACCTTTTCTGGAGAAGGTGGTTTCACCTTCACAGTTTCTGCCTCCTCCACCTTAAAAGGCTCCTCGATGTGCTTCGGATCACTGGGTGTGGCATTGCTGGAGAATGCTTTCCCAGTTTCCAGCAAAACCGGCGATGAGCTGTCAGAACCCCAACACACAGGAGAATTAGCAAtgtcacaaaaaggcaaataGCAGCCCCACTGCCCAGAAGCAATGTAGCAATCAATAATATGCCGGAAACAGGCCCAGCCCTGGGGCAGGGCAAACAAGGCGATCACTCAGGATCCCCATGGTCTGGGAGTAACCCTGTCTTGCAAGCCTATAAATGCAGCTAAAGCGCCCTTACTGCTCGAGGTCAAGTAATGACATGGAGCACTGATAGGTGGCCATCTGTTTGTTCCCTGGGTGGTGACATACCGACGCGGCCAGGACTATTAATTGAGGGTCAATGTACTCACCAGTGTTTTCACtaatttctcctctttttttttgctttttcacTCTGCAACAAGCATTTTGGTGGTTCTTGGGTTCTATATGCAATGATAACAATTAAAGCTAATGCCGTAAGAGATTGAAAAGGCAATACATTTGGCCAAATCCTCTCATATTCTCACACGAGGGTTCTGCTATCTGGGACATATTGATATCTCCATTTACACTTCAAATCAGGTAAAACAACTAGCCATGTACTAAAACACCTTAAGATAGCATAGGGAATATAGAGGCCTACAAGAAAGCAATCGGTTTTATTGTGTTATTATACAAGAACACTTACGATATTATTTCAGTGAGTATCAGAGTGAGTATCCATAAGTAAATCTATATATCAGCTGCAAACGTCCTAAAATCTTGACACTAGAGTAATATCAATACGTAGTTGTACTTTGGAAACACAGTCTACACAGCACATTTTGTAATAAATGGAGAATGCAAAATCAAGGGGGAAATGCATATATCTAATATAAGGGCCTTCCTCTTTCTATTTCGCCCCAGGCCTACCAAACAAACCGCGGCTCATTCTCCAATCAATTCGCCCATCCCCTTGGCCTACAAAATTGCCGCATGACCCAAGAGAACCCATCGACCGCAATGCTAAATATTACCGCATGACGTGAGGGGATCGCTCACCTGAgacgggaggcggaggaggaggagcggatcAAACGGGCCACGGCCGACCTCATCTGCGCGGCACCTGTACTCACGGTCTTGGCGAGGGCAAAGCGGGGAAGGAGGTGGGGGAATCGCGTGCGGGCCGCGcgagggggagaggaggggaggagaggagaggggaagggTTCAAGTCTTCAAAGCCTCCAGGATCTGATGGCGGCGTGGCGCTTGTGGAAGCGTTGGCAAGTGCCGCCGCCAGGGGGCGCGCCACGTCCGGGGCTAGCGTTGGTGCCAAAGCGGCCGAATCAGCTAGATAGCGCACATGCGTTTGGGGGGATTCAAGGTGGTTTAACGGGTTAGTTAAAATTTATTTCTTTGCTAATACTAATACAATTCAATTATTTTGATGGTTTTTGAATCGTTATATAATAGTGTTAGCTTTTTCTAATTACACGGTACAACTTCGATTTCACAACGCATCCACACGTCTCCATGAACACCCGTACCCAAATCCtaccctatgagcatcttctgAAGACTAAATCGATAAAATTCTCGAGATTAACAAAGTGACCGCAAACGTCTCACTATTAATGGAAACATCGACAACCACTAAAGGCTCAACGCCGTtaaattctagaatattcactcTCACGGGGAGTCAAATTCAGGACCTGAGAAACTACCAAAGCCCTTGTATCCACTAGCCTACATGCTCTTTCGCATGTTAGCTTTCTTTTGTTTCatgttattttttaattattcaaTTTGTGAAAAACATTATTATGCTGTTCAtgctataaatttttttttgttccactGTTGTATATGTGACATTGTAAGTAGTTTTGACTAATATAAAATAACATAGGCTGTATATCCATAAAGTTTTGTTACAGATcaacttttgtttcacaagCTTGCAGGATTAGTTTAGTAGTACAAGCTCTTTGACACAAAGCATTCGTTTGGTATGAATAAAATTTGTTTTAGCTAAATATAAGTTTTTCTGCATGAAAAATATTGAAATAAAAACTCAGAAATCTACCCGGATCATATGTTTTCATCAAATATATATctgcatgaaaaataaaaactcAGAAGTCTTAGGTGTGTTTCCCAGGCACGCCTACCGTaacaaaaatttccaccgcaatAAAAACAAGTTGGATCAGGGCGTCCGATTTTTTCTAGGCATCGGGTGCCCTAATCCTAGCACGGTTTTTCCGATCACACCAAAGCTTGTGGTGCCTCTAGTGCTCGCGCACACCGGCACCAGAAATACTCAAATCACACCAGAATGCACCTTGTGATTATTACTTAATAAGAGAAACAATCGTGCCATGACCATGTACCAAATTCTCATCAAGGAGGGTAACAAGCAAGTAAGAAAACTAAATGCGCAAAAAAGCTAAGGGGcaagcatgcatcaaagaaACAATTTTGCTGCTGCGCAGAAGATCCAATGCAAATTGGATAAACATAAGTTATCACATACATCACCGAGTACACAAGTTACCTATCCAATAGGTTAATCAGCGAAAGAAACACACAGTTTAATCTGAAGAATCCATCTGCACAGATCGCGTCCACTCCTCGACGACGACGTAATCTCCTGCCCGCTACAGCGTCTGGACGATGAGGTCCCGCAGCGCGCGCCTTGACGCCTCGACGTCGCGGCGGGTGAGGAACGGGTGCCCGAGCAGCTGCGGCACCGTggcgcgccgcgccggctcCCACTGCAGGCACGCGGCCACGAACCCGCGCAGCTCCGGCGATGCCTCTGCTTCTTCCGGCACGCGCAGGGGCTCCCCGTGGCAGATGGCCAGCTCCAGCTCCGCCGCAGAGGCCTTGTCCACGTCCGGCACGACGGCAAAGCGGCCGAGGAAGAGCTCCAGGACGGTGACCCCGAGGCCCCAGacgtcggcggccatggcgccgtgCGGCCCGGCGCGGGCTCTCGGCGCGAACCGCTCGGGGCTGAAGTAGGCGCGGGTGCCGGCGGTGATGGGCACCTggaggcgctcgccggcgccgccgtagaGGATCCTCGACGTGTTGAAGTCGCTGATCTTGATCTCGCCGCGGGAGCTGGCGAGGAAGTTGTCCGGCTTGACGTCCAGGTGCGCGACGCCGCGCGAGTGGAGCTGGGCCAGCCCCACGACGCAGTGCGCGGCCGCCTCGGCGAGCGCCGGCTCGGGGACTCCTCCCCGACGCCGGCACAGGACCAAGGAAAAATTTCTCGGCGAGAATTTTCCGAGAAAACCGAAAATCCTGTTTCTCGGCGGGGTCCGGTTTTTTTACTTATCGCCCGAAATTTTCGGTCCTTTTGAATATCCGCCGAAACCAAATTGGTGCAGCCAAATATCAGGCCACCCGCTGCCTCCTAACACTAAATCTTATTCATATTCCATTCCCCATCTCTCTCGGTCCCTCCACGACTTCATAGGAAGCCATGGCGATAGCGATGACCATATTAAACAGACTGTTTATTGTGGCAAGAAAGTCATATTTATATGCATTGTTGTATCTTGTTTATACTATTAGATTGTTTGGAAATAATCTAGGTTACTTCCTGCATAAATTgagaatttttttctaaatttcatcCGAAATCAAAATGACAAATCCGATAATTTTTCGAGAAATCCGATAAACGCGTTTCTCGCTGACCTCCAGTTTTTTTTCCTTAATGGTAAGGAAAACCCTGCACAGGACGCGGCCGAGCGAGCCGGCGTCCATGAACTCGAGCGCAAACGCGGGCGACGTGCGGCgacccggcggcgcggcggagcacctcggcctcctcctccacgtcgGGGTCCGCGTCGTACGACATCTTGAGCGCGAACACGGCGccggtgcggcggtggcgcgccttGCTGACCCTGGCGAAGCCGCCCGCGCCGAGGTCGCCGACCGAGTCGAGGTCCGACAGCCGCAGCTCCTCTGGCGCCGGCGTtggtggcggagccgccgggACCCTCATCATCATCTGGTGCGGGAGGAAGCCGACCCGGTGGGGCGCGGTCGGGATGACGGAGCAAGCCATCGGACGCGCGGCGCGGTGCTGGTGGGTGGGATCGTGGGAGCctgggaggcgacggcggcgagatgCGAGAAGCGACAGGGGGAGGGCGAGGGCTGCAGACGCGCAAGATGGGAGGGAAGCAGTGGAGGTGCTGGGATTTTATGGCGCGGGATGGATTGGAAC
This portion of the Panicum virgatum strain AP13 chromosome 2N, P.virgatum_v5, whole genome shotgun sequence genome encodes:
- the LOC120662599 gene encoding mitogen-activated protein kinase kinase 9-like, with the protein product MACSVIPTAPHRVGFLPHQMMMRVPAAPPPTPAPEELRLSDLDSVGDLGAGGFARVSKARHRRTGAVFALKMSYDADPDVEEEAEVLRRAAGNFSLVLCRRRGGVPEPALAEAAAHCVVGLAQLHSRGVAHLDVKPDNFLASSRGEIKISDFNTSRILYGGAGERLQVPITAGTRAYFSPERFAPRARAGPHGAMAADVWGLGVTVLELFLGRFAVVPDVDKASAAELELAICHGEPLRVPEEAEASPELRGFVAACLQWEPARRATVPQLLGHPFLTRRDVEASRRALRDLIVQTL